One segment of Accipiter gentilis chromosome 26, bAccGen1.1, whole genome shotgun sequence DNA contains the following:
- the CREBRF gene encoding CREB3 regulatory factor isoform X2 — protein MPQPSVSGMDPPFGDAFRSHVFSEQTLMSTDLLASSSDPDFMYELDREMDYQQSSRDNLLSMEDCKDLENLESFTDILDKEAALTSKWEQWDTYCEDLTKYTKLTSCDIWGTKEVDYLGLDDFSSPYQDEEVISKTPTLAQLNSEDSQPVSDSLYYPDLLFSVKQNPLNSLLPGKKIATRAAAPVCSSKNVQAEAPLSDCVQKASKPATQPASSTQIMVKTNVYNNEKVNIHVECKDYVKKAKVKINPLPQSRPVLSQTHADAAKENTCYCGAVAKRQERKGIESPHSHSTPILPFKETQELLLSPPQETPGLTVGESSLSASTSVPDSSQKKEEHNYSLFVTDSLGEQSAKGDPEEDEDDEDDIEDEDHDEGFGSEHELSENDDEEEDYEDDKDDDISDTFSEPGYENDSVEDLKEMTAISSRKRGKRRYFWEYSEQLTPSQQERMLRPSEWNRDTLPSNMYQKNGLHHGKYAAKKSRRTDVEDLTPNPRKLLQIGNELRKLNKVISDLTPVSELPLTARPRSRKEKNKLASRACRLKKKAQYEANKVKLWGLNTEYDNLLFVINSIKQEIVNRVQVPKDDRGVNMEQKLNLLIKDTLGLPVAGQTSEFVNQVLEKTAEGDPTGGLVGLRIPMSKV, from the exons ATGCCTCAG CCCAGTGTGAGTGGAATGGACCCTCCTTTTGGGGACGCCTTTCGGAGCCATGTGTTTTCAGAGCAGACTCTGATGAGCACAGATCTCTTGGCAAGCAGTTCAGATCCAGACTTCATGTATGAACTG GACAGAGAAATGGACTATCAGCAAAGCTCCAGAGACAACTTACTTTCAATGGAGGACTGCAAAGACCTTGAGAACTTGGAGTCTTTTACGGACATCCTGGACAAAGAAGCTGCTCTCACCTCAAAGTGGGAGCAGTGGGACACCTACTGTGAAGACTTAACTAAGTACACTAAATTAACCAGCTGTGACATCTGGGGAACAAAAGAGGTCGATTACCTGGGCCTTGATGACTTTTCAAGCCCATACCAAGATGAAGAGGTGATAAGCAAAACGCCGACACTGGCTCAGCTTAACAGTGAGGACTCCCAACCTGTTTCTGATTCACTCTATTACCCTGATTTGCTCTTTAGTGTAAAACAAAACCCTTTAAATTCTTTGCTACCTGGCAAAAAAATTGCAACCAGAGCAGCAGCCCCAGTCTGTTCCTCCAAGAATGTTCAGGCTGAGGCACCTTTGTCGGACTGTGTTCAGAAGGCAAGCAAACCTGCAACTCAGCCTGCTTCCAGTACACAAATCATGGTGAAGACCAATGTGTACAATAATGAAAAGGTGAACATTCATGTTGAATGTAAAGACTATGTTAAAAAGGCAAAAGTAAAGATCAATCCTTTACCACAGAGCAGACCAGTGCTGAGCCAGACACATGCTGatgcagcaaaggaaaacacCTGCTATTGTGGTGCTGTAGCaaagagacaagaaagaaaaggaatagagTCCCCGCATAGTCACAGTACACctattttgccttttaaagagACTCAAGAACTGCTACTCAGTCCACCCCAGGAAACCCCAGGGCTTACTGTGGGGGAGAGCAGTCTTTCTGCCAGCACATCAGTGCCAGATTCTTCACAGAAGAAAGAAGAGCACAACTATTCTCTTTTTGTAACAGACAGTTTGGGTGAACAGTCAGCCAAAGGAGACCCTGAGGAAGATGAGGATGATGAGGATGATATTGAAGATGAGGACCACGATGAAGGATTCGGCAGTGAGCACGAGCTGTCTGAAAACGATGATGAGGAAGAAGATTATGAGGATGATAAAGATGATGACATCAGCGATACTTTCTCAGAACCAG GGTATGAAAATGATTCTGTGGAGGATTTAAAAGAAATGACTGCAATATCCTCTCGGAAGAGAGGCAAGCGAAGATACTTCTGGGAGTACAGTGAGCAACTAACACCTTCACAACAAGAAAGAATGCTGAGGCCATCCGAGTGGAATCGAGATACGTTACCAAGTAACATGTATCAGAAGAATGGTCTCCATCATG gaaaatatgCAGCAAAGAAGTCACGGAGGACTGATGTAGAAGACCTAACTCCCAACCCTAGAAAACTTCTACAGATTGGTAATGAACTGAGGAAGCTGAATAAGGTGATCAGTGACCTGACGCCAGTCAGTGAACTTCCCTTAACGGCCAGACCAAggtcaagaaaagaaaagaacaagctgGCTTCCAG GGCTTGTAGACTAAAAAAGAAAGCCCAGTATGAAGCCAATAAAGTAAAACTCTGGGGTCTCAACACGGAATATG ataatTTACTGTTTGTGATCAACTCCATTAAACAAGAAATAGTTAATCGGGTGCAGGTACCTAAAGATGATAGAGGAGTCAACATGGAACAGAAGTTAAACCTACTTATTAAAGACACTCTTG GACTACCTGTAGCTGGACAGACATCAGAATTCGTGAATCAAGTTTTAGAGAAGACTGCAGAAGGAGACCCCACTGGTGGCCTTGTAGGGCTACGAATACCAATGTCAAAAGTTTAA
- the CREBRF gene encoding CREB3 regulatory factor isoform X3: MPQPSVSGMDPPFGDAFRSHVFSEQTLMSTDLLASSSDPDFMYELDREMDYQQSSRDNLLSMEDCKDLENLESFTDILDKEAALTSKWEQWDTYCEDLTKYTKLTSCDIWGTKEVDYLGLDDFSSPYQDEEVISKTPTLAQLNSEDSQPVSDSLYYPDLLFSVKQNPLNSLLPGKKIATRAAAPVCSSKNVQAEAPLSDCVQKASKPATQPASSTQIMVKTNVYNNEKVNIHVECKDYVKKAKVKINPLPQSRPVLSQTHADAAKENTCYCGAVAKRQERKGIESPHSHSTPILPFKETQELLLSPPQETPGLTVGESSLSASTSVPDSSQKKEEHNYSLFVTDSLGEQSAKGDPEEDEDDEDDIEDEDHDEGFGSEHELSENDDEEEDYEDDKDDDISDTFSEPAVTRSGSSKDTEFLSPACRNGDLTTEIRTNLHLEGYENDSVEDLKEMTAISSRKRGKRRYFWEYSEQLTPSQQERMLRPSEWNRDTLPSNMYQKNGLHHGKYAAKKSRRTDVEDLTPNPRKLLQIGNELRKLNKVISDLTPVSELPLTARPRSRKEKNKLASR; encoded by the exons ATGCCTCAG CCCAGTGTGAGTGGAATGGACCCTCCTTTTGGGGACGCCTTTCGGAGCCATGTGTTTTCAGAGCAGACTCTGATGAGCACAGATCTCTTGGCAAGCAGTTCAGATCCAGACTTCATGTATGAACTG GACAGAGAAATGGACTATCAGCAAAGCTCCAGAGACAACTTACTTTCAATGGAGGACTGCAAAGACCTTGAGAACTTGGAGTCTTTTACGGACATCCTGGACAAAGAAGCTGCTCTCACCTCAAAGTGGGAGCAGTGGGACACCTACTGTGAAGACTTAACTAAGTACACTAAATTAACCAGCTGTGACATCTGGGGAACAAAAGAGGTCGATTACCTGGGCCTTGATGACTTTTCAAGCCCATACCAAGATGAAGAGGTGATAAGCAAAACGCCGACACTGGCTCAGCTTAACAGTGAGGACTCCCAACCTGTTTCTGATTCACTCTATTACCCTGATTTGCTCTTTAGTGTAAAACAAAACCCTTTAAATTCTTTGCTACCTGGCAAAAAAATTGCAACCAGAGCAGCAGCCCCAGTCTGTTCCTCCAAGAATGTTCAGGCTGAGGCACCTTTGTCGGACTGTGTTCAGAAGGCAAGCAAACCTGCAACTCAGCCTGCTTCCAGTACACAAATCATGGTGAAGACCAATGTGTACAATAATGAAAAGGTGAACATTCATGTTGAATGTAAAGACTATGTTAAAAAGGCAAAAGTAAAGATCAATCCTTTACCACAGAGCAGACCAGTGCTGAGCCAGACACATGCTGatgcagcaaaggaaaacacCTGCTATTGTGGTGCTGTAGCaaagagacaagaaagaaaaggaatagagTCCCCGCATAGTCACAGTACACctattttgccttttaaagagACTCAAGAACTGCTACTCAGTCCACCCCAGGAAACCCCAGGGCTTACTGTGGGGGAGAGCAGTCTTTCTGCCAGCACATCAGTGCCAGATTCTTCACAGAAGAAAGAAGAGCACAACTATTCTCTTTTTGTAACAGACAGTTTGGGTGAACAGTCAGCCAAAGGAGACCCTGAGGAAGATGAGGATGATGAGGATGATATTGAAGATGAGGACCACGATGAAGGATTCGGCAGTGAGCACGAGCTGTCTGAAAACGATGATGAGGAAGAAGATTATGAGGATGATAAAGATGATGACATCAGCGATACTTTCTCAGAACCAG CAGTAACACGTAGTGGGTCTTCAAAGGATACTGAATTCCTCTCTCCTGCATGTAGAAATGGAGACTTAACAACAGAAATAAGAACTAACCTTCACCTAGAAG GGTATGAAAATGATTCTGTGGAGGATTTAAAAGAAATGACTGCAATATCCTCTCGGAAGAGAGGCAAGCGAAGATACTTCTGGGAGTACAGTGAGCAACTAACACCTTCACAACAAGAAAGAATGCTGAGGCCATCCGAGTGGAATCGAGATACGTTACCAAGTAACATGTATCAGAAGAATGGTCTCCATCATG gaaaatatgCAGCAAAGAAGTCACGGAGGACTGATGTAGAAGACCTAACTCCCAACCCTAGAAAACTTCTACAGATTGGTAATGAACTGAGGAAGCTGAATAAGGTGATCAGTGACCTGACGCCAGTCAGTGAACTTCCCTTAACGGCCAGACCAAggtcaagaaaagaaaagaacaagctgGCTTCCAG ataa
- the CREBRF gene encoding CREB3 regulatory factor isoform X1: MPQPSVSGMDPPFGDAFRSHVFSEQTLMSTDLLASSSDPDFMYELDREMDYQQSSRDNLLSMEDCKDLENLESFTDILDKEAALTSKWEQWDTYCEDLTKYTKLTSCDIWGTKEVDYLGLDDFSSPYQDEEVISKTPTLAQLNSEDSQPVSDSLYYPDLLFSVKQNPLNSLLPGKKIATRAAAPVCSSKNVQAEAPLSDCVQKASKPATQPASSTQIMVKTNVYNNEKVNIHVECKDYVKKAKVKINPLPQSRPVLSQTHADAAKENTCYCGAVAKRQERKGIESPHSHSTPILPFKETQELLLSPPQETPGLTVGESSLSASTSVPDSSQKKEEHNYSLFVTDSLGEQSAKGDPEEDEDDEDDIEDEDHDEGFGSEHELSENDDEEEDYEDDKDDDISDTFSEPAVTRSGSSKDTEFLSPACRNGDLTTEIRTNLHLEGYENDSVEDLKEMTAISSRKRGKRRYFWEYSEQLTPSQQERMLRPSEWNRDTLPSNMYQKNGLHHGKYAAKKSRRTDVEDLTPNPRKLLQIGNELRKLNKVISDLTPVSELPLTARPRSRKEKNKLASRACRLKKKAQYEANKVKLWGLNTEYDNLLFVINSIKQEIVNRVQVPKDDRGVNMEQKLNLLIKDTLGLPVAGQTSEFVNQVLEKTAEGDPTGGLVGLRIPMSKV, encoded by the exons ATGCCTCAG CCCAGTGTGAGTGGAATGGACCCTCCTTTTGGGGACGCCTTTCGGAGCCATGTGTTTTCAGAGCAGACTCTGATGAGCACAGATCTCTTGGCAAGCAGTTCAGATCCAGACTTCATGTATGAACTG GACAGAGAAATGGACTATCAGCAAAGCTCCAGAGACAACTTACTTTCAATGGAGGACTGCAAAGACCTTGAGAACTTGGAGTCTTTTACGGACATCCTGGACAAAGAAGCTGCTCTCACCTCAAAGTGGGAGCAGTGGGACACCTACTGTGAAGACTTAACTAAGTACACTAAATTAACCAGCTGTGACATCTGGGGAACAAAAGAGGTCGATTACCTGGGCCTTGATGACTTTTCAAGCCCATACCAAGATGAAGAGGTGATAAGCAAAACGCCGACACTGGCTCAGCTTAACAGTGAGGACTCCCAACCTGTTTCTGATTCACTCTATTACCCTGATTTGCTCTTTAGTGTAAAACAAAACCCTTTAAATTCTTTGCTACCTGGCAAAAAAATTGCAACCAGAGCAGCAGCCCCAGTCTGTTCCTCCAAGAATGTTCAGGCTGAGGCACCTTTGTCGGACTGTGTTCAGAAGGCAAGCAAACCTGCAACTCAGCCTGCTTCCAGTACACAAATCATGGTGAAGACCAATGTGTACAATAATGAAAAGGTGAACATTCATGTTGAATGTAAAGACTATGTTAAAAAGGCAAAAGTAAAGATCAATCCTTTACCACAGAGCAGACCAGTGCTGAGCCAGACACATGCTGatgcagcaaaggaaaacacCTGCTATTGTGGTGCTGTAGCaaagagacaagaaagaaaaggaatagagTCCCCGCATAGTCACAGTACACctattttgccttttaaagagACTCAAGAACTGCTACTCAGTCCACCCCAGGAAACCCCAGGGCTTACTGTGGGGGAGAGCAGTCTTTCTGCCAGCACATCAGTGCCAGATTCTTCACAGAAGAAAGAAGAGCACAACTATTCTCTTTTTGTAACAGACAGTTTGGGTGAACAGTCAGCCAAAGGAGACCCTGAGGAAGATGAGGATGATGAGGATGATATTGAAGATGAGGACCACGATGAAGGATTCGGCAGTGAGCACGAGCTGTCTGAAAACGATGATGAGGAAGAAGATTATGAGGATGATAAAGATGATGACATCAGCGATACTTTCTCAGAACCAG CAGTAACACGTAGTGGGTCTTCAAAGGATACTGAATTCCTCTCTCCTGCATGTAGAAATGGAGACTTAACAACAGAAATAAGAACTAACCTTCACCTAGAAG GGTATGAAAATGATTCTGTGGAGGATTTAAAAGAAATGACTGCAATATCCTCTCGGAAGAGAGGCAAGCGAAGATACTTCTGGGAGTACAGTGAGCAACTAACACCTTCACAACAAGAAAGAATGCTGAGGCCATCCGAGTGGAATCGAGATACGTTACCAAGTAACATGTATCAGAAGAATGGTCTCCATCATG gaaaatatgCAGCAAAGAAGTCACGGAGGACTGATGTAGAAGACCTAACTCCCAACCCTAGAAAACTTCTACAGATTGGTAATGAACTGAGGAAGCTGAATAAGGTGATCAGTGACCTGACGCCAGTCAGTGAACTTCCCTTAACGGCCAGACCAAggtcaagaaaagaaaagaacaagctgGCTTCCAG GGCTTGTAGACTAAAAAAGAAAGCCCAGTATGAAGCCAATAAAGTAAAACTCTGGGGTCTCAACACGGAATATG ataatTTACTGTTTGTGATCAACTCCATTAAACAAGAAATAGTTAATCGGGTGCAGGTACCTAAAGATGATAGAGGAGTCAACATGGAACAGAAGTTAAACCTACTTATTAAAGACACTCTTG GACTACCTGTAGCTGGACAGACATCAGAATTCGTGAATCAAGTTTTAGAGAAGACTGCAGAAGGAGACCCCACTGGTGGCCTTGTAGGGCTACGAATACCAATGTCAAAAGTTTAA